In one window of Sandaracinaceae bacterium DNA:
- a CDS encoding TlyA family RNA methyltransferase gives MPKTRVDVLLEQRGLAPTRAKAQALILAGVVFSGERRVDKAGEKLDDEAPLLVRGEDHPFVSRGGVKLSGALDAFAFDPAGRVAADFGASTGGFTDCLLQRGATRVYAIDVGYGQLHDTLRQDARVVVMERTNARHLTAESLPELVTLVVIDASFIGLEKLLPAAHAVLAPGGDVLAMVKPQFQVGRDQLGKGGVVRDPVLRAAAIEAVAQAAVSLGFQERGRADAPIKGPKGNHEAFLWLRKPEA, from the coding sequence GTGCCGAAGACCCGCGTCGACGTGTTGTTGGAACAGCGCGGGCTCGCCCCCACGCGCGCCAAGGCGCAGGCGCTCATCCTCGCCGGGGTGGTGTTCTCCGGCGAGCGGCGCGTCGACAAGGCGGGCGAGAAGCTCGACGACGAGGCGCCCCTGCTCGTGCGCGGCGAGGACCACCCGTTCGTCTCCCGTGGTGGGGTCAAGCTGAGCGGCGCGCTCGACGCGTTCGCGTTCGATCCCGCGGGGCGCGTGGCTGCCGACTTCGGGGCGTCCACAGGAGGCTTCACGGACTGTCTCTTGCAACGCGGCGCCACGCGCGTGTACGCCATCGACGTGGGCTACGGGCAGCTGCACGACACGCTGCGTCAGGACGCGCGCGTGGTGGTCATGGAGCGCACCAACGCGCGCCACCTGACAGCCGAATCACTGCCTGAGCTCGTCACGCTGGTGGTCATCGACGCGAGCTTCATCGGGCTCGAGAAGCTGCTGCCTGCGGCCCACGCCGTGCTCGCTCCGGGGGGCGACGTGTTGGCGATGGTCAAGCCGCAGTTCCAGGTGGGCCGGGACCAGCTGGGCAAGGGGGGCGTGGTGCGCGACCCGGTCCTGCGCGCCGCCGCGATCGAGGCCGTGGCGCAGGCCGCCGTGTCGCTCGGGTTCCAAGAGCGTGGCCGCGCCGACGCGCCCATCAAGGGGCCAAAGGGCAACCACGAGGCCTTCCTGTGGCTCCG
- a CDS encoding CPBP family intramembrane metalloprotease: protein MRRVLLAIGASLCAVGLLLTMSRVGELATEERDYRGPLLTMGELTGSSAVLGELTLAHGQSVNFSVCATDAFYLPGWKVSTFAIFHEDPHELVLRVRLDQDRMASLREAPEGGCVDLARADALTGRGRFSVVLETPGSGEFTVVRQVSAADTRLWTHVTAVRTLTAADMTGPLLAWVGVLLMTLAWLVRPPPRSAFEQLVDDALAADAEDIHAPRRSPLGPSRVLAAALLGLVVSFVASALLPPSPLTSIGAALVLFLGQLLLVVGLTRHAQGLGLVAPPRWPWLLLAMPVLGVVLRIALAQISRLVPSTGTAPIEHMVSAPSGLLTMLAIGLVAPFAEELFFRGLLFRQLERLRGPVPAVVGTALLFALLHAPQVFGAWPSLVSITVAGVAFSTLRALTGSTLASILAHLGYNGIIALPFILQLLAR, encoded by the coding sequence ATGCGTCGCGTGCTGCTCGCCATCGGGGCTTCACTTTGTGCGGTGGGGCTGCTGCTCACGATGTCGCGCGTCGGCGAGCTGGCCACGGAGGAGCGCGACTACCGCGGGCCCCTCCTCACGATGGGCGAGCTGACGGGGTCCTCCGCGGTGCTCGGCGAGCTGACCCTCGCGCACGGCCAGAGCGTCAACTTCAGCGTGTGCGCCACGGACGCGTTCTACCTACCGGGGTGGAAGGTGTCGACCTTCGCCATCTTCCACGAGGATCCCCACGAGCTGGTGTTGCGGGTGCGCCTGGACCAAGACCGCATGGCCAGCCTGCGGGAGGCGCCCGAGGGCGGCTGCGTCGACCTGGCGCGCGCGGACGCCCTCACCGGACGCGGTCGCTTCAGCGTGGTGTTGGAGACGCCTGGGTCGGGGGAGTTCACCGTCGTCCGTCAGGTGTCCGCCGCCGACACGCGGCTCTGGACGCATGTGACCGCTGTGCGCACGCTCACCGCCGCCGACATGACGGGCCCGCTGCTGGCCTGGGTGGGCGTGCTGCTGATGACGCTGGCGTGGCTCGTGCGACCTCCACCGCGGAGCGCCTTCGAGCAGCTCGTCGACGACGCGCTCGCGGCCGACGCAGAGGACATCCACGCGCCCCGACGCAGTCCGCTCGGCCCTTCCCGCGTCCTGGCCGCGGCGCTGCTGGGGCTCGTGGTCTCCTTCGTTGCGAGCGCGCTGCTGCCGCCCAGCCCGCTCACGTCCATTGGAGCCGCGCTCGTCCTGTTTCTGGGTCAGCTCCTGCTCGTGGTCGGCCTCACCCGTCACGCGCAGGGGTTGGGCTTGGTGGCGCCACCGCGTTGGCCGTGGTTGTTGCTCGCCATGCCCGTCCTCGGGGTCGTGCTCCGTATCGCGCTCGCGCAGATCTCGCGGCTGGTCCCCAGCACGGGGACCGCACCCATCGAGCACATGGTCAGCGCTCCCAGCGGGCTGCTCACCATGCTCGCCATCGGCCTCGTCGCTCCTTTCGCCGAGGAGCTCTTCTTCCGCGGGCTGCTCTTCCGCCAGCTCGAGCGGCTGCGCGGTCCGGTCCCCGCGGTGGTCGGCACGGCGCTCCTGTTCGCGCTGCTGCACGCGCCCCAGGTGTTCGGTGCGTGGCCTTCGCTCGTGAGCATCACCGTCGCCGGGGTGGCCTTCAGCACGCTGCGGGCGCTGACGGGCTCGACCCTCGCCAGCATCCTCGCGCACCTGGGCTACAACGGGATCATCGCGCTGCCGTTCATTCTGCAGCTGCTCGCGCGGTGA
- a CDS encoding MoaD/ThiS family protein, whose protein sequence is MFQSVTEPEITIRYFAGARELAGLTEERLPLGEVSSHAALRASLATRHPALAPLLGAMRFAVNDAFVGTDYVPVAGDRVDVLPPVAGGSLPLAEVRSTPLSIDEIYRAVSHAGAGGVTLFVGVVRDVADGKPVARLDYEQHPTFHARRDLAVLRRVQGELASGRRARRRDPPVGRATAVGWTTWWWAPRPRIGTRRSAAAASRSTA, encoded by the coding sequence ATGTTCCAGAGCGTGACGGAGCCAGAGATCACCATCCGCTACTTCGCCGGCGCACGAGAGCTGGCTGGGCTCACGGAAGAACGACTGCCGCTGGGGGAGGTCAGCTCGCACGCCGCCCTGCGCGCGAGCCTCGCCACACGCCACCCCGCGCTGGCGCCGTTGCTGGGCGCGATGCGCTTTGCGGTCAACGACGCGTTCGTGGGGACCGACTACGTCCCCGTAGCGGGAGACCGCGTGGACGTGCTGCCACCCGTGGCGGGGGGTTCGCTCCCGCTGGCCGAGGTGCGCAGCACGCCGCTCTCAATCGACGAGATCTACCGCGCCGTCTCGCACGCTGGCGCGGGCGGGGTGACGCTCTTCGTGGGCGTGGTGCGGGACGTCGCCGACGGCAAGCCCGTGGCGCGGCTGGACTACGAGCAGCACCCCACGTTCCACGCTCGACGTGACCTCGCCGTGCTGCGCCGCGTCCAGGGCGAGCTGGCCTCTGGACGGCGTGCGCGTCGCCGCGACCCACCGGTGGGGCGAGCGACGGCCGTGGGGTGGACCACGTGGTGGTGGGCGCCTCGGCCCCGCATCGGGACGCGGCGTTCCGCGGCTGCCGCCTCGCGATCGACCGCTTGA
- a CDS encoding molybdenum cofactor biosynthesis protein MoaE, giving the protein MDHVVVGASAPHRDAAFRGCRLAIDRLKERVPIWKKEWEPGGAAHWVNLDAPADASHDS; this is encoded by the coding sequence GTGGACCACGTGGTGGTGGGCGCCTCGGCCCCGCATCGGGACGCGGCGTTCCGCGGCTGCCGCCTCGCGATCGACCGCTTGAAGGAGCGGGTCCCCATCTGGAAGAAGGAGTGGGAGCCGGGGGGTGCCGCCCACTGGGTCAACCTGGATGCGCCCGCGGACGCGTCGCACGACAGTTGA
- a CDS encoding MerR family transcriptional regulator — MSEIAHHVSESPSASPENGHAALTTGDMARLTGSTLRTVRFYEQEGLIAPLDRKDGGHRHFGPSELEKLRLALDLREAGLSLPDIKHMFSLRHACSERAGASAAMTQLLSERIGEVQEKILRLRRLREELTAMASSLTECEGCSQGTCEGCDVLESEAAPRSLRVLLQE; from the coding sequence GTGTCCGAGATCGCGCATCACGTAAGCGAGAGCCCCTCCGCGTCGCCCGAGAACGGGCACGCGGCGCTCACCACCGGCGACATGGCGCGCTTGACGGGTAGCACCCTGCGCACCGTGCGCTTTTACGAGCAAGAAGGCCTCATCGCGCCCCTCGACCGAAAGGACGGGGGGCATCGTCATTTTGGGCCCAGCGAGCTCGAAAAGCTGCGGCTCGCGCTGGACTTGCGTGAAGCTGGACTGAGTCTGCCCGACATCAAGCACATGTTCAGCCTGCGCCACGCGTGCAGCGAGCGGGCGGGTGCCAGCGCCGCGATGACCCAGCTGCTGAGCGAGCGCATCGGCGAGGTCCAAGAGAAGATCCTGCGGCTGCGTCGCTTGCGCGAAGAGCTCACGGCCATGGCGTCGTCGCTGACCGAGTGCGAAGGCTGCTCGCAGGGCACCTGCGAGGGCTGCGACGTGCTCGAGTCGGAAGCCGCGCCGCGGAGCCTACGCGTCCTCCTGCAGGAGTGA